A genomic window from Flavobacterium johnsoniae includes:
- the hisG gene encoding ATP phosphoribosyltransferase codes for MSTLKIAIQKSGRLNEDSIQILKDCGISINNGIDQLKAEASNFPLEVLYLRNSDIPQYLIDGVVDLAIVGDNLLVEKGKGIEVVQKLGFSKCKVSVAVPKTFEYNSVQDLAGLRVATSYPNTVNEFFGKFGLTVDIHQISGSVEIAPNIGLADAIVDIVSSGSTLFKNNLKEVEVILKSEAVLAVSPKVSPEIQKHIDTLKFRIQAVLRARNSKYILMNVPNDKIDAVGKILPVLRSLTVLPLAQEGWSSVHSVIDKDTFWDVIDQLKEVGAEGILVCPIEKMVL; via the coding sequence ATGAGTACTTTAAAAATTGCAATTCAAAAATCAGGTCGTTTAAACGAAGACAGCATTCAAATCTTAAAAGATTGCGGTATTTCAATCAACAACGGAATCGACCAATTAAAAGCCGAAGCTTCAAATTTTCCTTTAGAAGTTTTATACTTAAGAAATTCAGATATTCCACAATATTTAATTGATGGAGTTGTAGATTTAGCAATCGTTGGCGATAATCTTTTGGTAGAAAAAGGAAAAGGAATCGAAGTGGTTCAGAAATTAGGATTTTCGAAATGTAAAGTTTCTGTAGCTGTTCCTAAAACTTTCGAATATAATTCGGTTCAAGATTTAGCCGGTTTACGTGTTGCGACTTCTTATCCAAATACCGTTAATGAATTTTTTGGTAAATTTGGATTGACCGTAGATATTCACCAAATCTCTGGTTCTGTAGAAATTGCACCAAATATTGGTCTTGCCGATGCCATTGTAGATATCGTTTCTAGCGGAAGCACTTTATTCAAGAATAATTTAAAAGAAGTTGAAGTAATTCTGAAAAGCGAAGCAGTTTTGGCAGTTTCTCCAAAAGTTTCTCCAGAAATTCAAAAACACATTGATACTTTAAAATTCAGAATTCAAGCTGTTTTAAGAGCTAGAAATTCAAAATATATTTTAATGAACGTTCCGAACGACAAAATCGATGCCGTTGGAAAGATCCTTCCAGTTCTTAGAAGTTTAACGGTTTTGCCATTAGCACAAGAAGGTTGGAGCAGCGTTCACTCTGTAATCGACAAAGATACTTTCTGGGATGTAATCGATCAATTGAAAGAAGTTGGTGCAGAAGGAATTCTAGTTTGTCCAATTGAGAAAATGGTTCTTTAG
- the hisD gene encoding histidinol dehydrogenase yields the protein MNKIDNPKPETWSEILKRPTQTIDDIEVTVKEIFREVQKKGDEAVAKYTSIFDGISQDNYEVSLEEINEAIGLIPNELKQAIQLAKDNIYKFHRAQKTDRVEVETIEGVNCWQEKRPIQKIGLYIPGGTAPLFSTVLMLAVPAEIAGCKEIVLCSPPDKKGKINPAILYAANLCGVTKILKVGGIQAIAGMTFGTQSIPKVYKIFGPGNQFVTVAKQLATQFGVAIDMPAGPSELLIVADDTAIPAFVASDLLSQAEHGTDSQVILVSTSRKLINEVEQEIQSQLEVLPRKAIAEKTIESSKLILVENDQIALDLINEYGPEHFIICSEYDDFYCNGIVNAGSVFIGNYTPESAGDYASGTNHTLPTNGYAKNYSGVNLDSFMKSMTFQKISKKGIQNIGKAIELMAEAEGLQAHKNAVTLRLKSLE from the coding sequence ATGAATAAAATAGATAATCCAAAACCAGAAACCTGGTCAGAAATATTAAAAAGACCAACTCAAACTATTGATGATATTGAGGTTACGGTAAAAGAAATCTTCAGAGAAGTACAAAAAAAAGGAGATGAAGCGGTAGCAAAATACACTTCTATTTTTGACGGAATTTCTCAAGATAATTATGAAGTTTCTTTAGAAGAAATAAACGAAGCGATTGGGTTGATTCCAAATGAATTAAAACAAGCAATTCAGTTAGCGAAAGACAATATTTATAAATTTCACAGAGCACAGAAAACAGATCGAGTTGAAGTAGAAACAATCGAAGGTGTTAATTGCTGGCAAGAAAAAAGACCAATTCAAAAAATTGGTTTATACATTCCGGGCGGAACTGCTCCCTTGTTTTCTACGGTTTTAATGTTGGCTGTTCCTGCTGAAATTGCTGGTTGTAAAGAAATTGTATTGTGTTCTCCGCCAGATAAAAAAGGAAAAATTAATCCCGCTATTTTATACGCGGCAAATTTATGCGGTGTAACAAAAATCTTAAAAGTTGGCGGAATTCAAGCTATTGCTGGAATGACTTTCGGAACACAATCTATTCCGAAAGTATATAAAATCTTCGGACCTGGAAATCAATTTGTAACGGTAGCAAAACAATTAGCAACGCAATTTGGCGTTGCGATTGATATGCCTGCTGGACCTTCAGAATTATTAATTGTGGCAGATGATACAGCAATTCCAGCTTTCGTTGCCTCAGATTTGCTTTCTCAAGCAGAACACGGAACAGATAGTCAGGTAATTTTGGTTTCAACTTCTAGAAAATTAATCAACGAAGTAGAACAAGAAATTCAATCACAATTAGAAGTTTTGCCTAGAAAAGCTATTGCAGAAAAAACAATTGAAAGTTCGAAGTTGATTTTGGTTGAAAACGATCAGATTGCTTTAGATTTAATTAATGAATATGGTCCAGAACACTTTATAATCTGTTCAGAATATGATGATTTCTATTGCAACGGAATCGTAAATGCGGGTTCAGTTTTCATTGGAAATTACACTCCAGAAAGTGCAGGAGATTATGCTTCTGGAACCAATCATACGCTGCCAACAAATGGTTATGCAAAAAATTACAGCGGTGTAAATCTGGATAGTTTTATGAAATCAATGACTTTTCAAAAAATCTCTAAAAAAGGAATTCAAAATATCGGAAAAGCAATTGAATTAATGGCTGAAGCCGAAGGTTTACAAGCTCATAAAAATGCCGTTACGTTGAGATTGAAGAGTTTGGAATAA
- the hisB gene encoding bifunctional histidinol-phosphatase/imidazoleglycerol-phosphate dehydratase HisB — translation MKKVLFIDRDGTIVLEPENYQLDSLDKLEFYPKAFQYLAKIANELDYELAMVTNQDGLGTDSFPEDTFWPTQNFILKAFENEGVVFDEIFVDRTFPEENAPTRKPRTGMLTKYLNNPEYDLDNSFVLGDRLTDVELAKNLGAKAIFMNNSDGAGSNEISAKREELDETIVLQSMDWKTIYEFLKLEARSASITRKTNETDIYINLNLDGTGKSKIDTGIAFFDHMLDQISRHGQMDLEILVKGDLEVDEHHTIEDTAIALGEVFAKALGTKLGIERYGFCLPMDDCLAQAAIDFGGRNWLIWETEFKREMVGKMPTEMFYHFFKSFTDGAKANLNIKAEGINEHHKIEAIFKAFAKAIKVAVKRDTEKMILPSTKGML, via the coding sequence ATGAAAAAAGTACTTTTTATCGATCGTGACGGAACGATTGTTTTAGAACCAGAAAATTATCAATTAGACAGTTTAGATAAACTAGAATTTTACCCAAAAGCGTTTCAATATTTGGCTAAAATTGCTAATGAGTTAGATTACGAATTAGCAATGGTAACCAATCAAGACGGATTAGGAACCGATAGTTTTCCTGAAGATACGTTTTGGCCAACACAAAATTTTATTCTAAAAGCTTTTGAAAATGAAGGAGTTGTTTTCGATGAAATTTTTGTAGACAGAACTTTTCCAGAAGAAAATGCACCGACACGCAAACCTAGAACAGGAATGTTGACAAAATATTTGAATAATCCAGAATATGATTTAGATAATTCTTTTGTTTTAGGTGATCGTTTGACGGATGTTGAATTGGCGAAAAATCTTGGAGCAAAAGCTATTTTTATGAATAATAGTGATGGAGCGGGAAGTAATGAAATTTCAGCAAAACGCGAAGAATTAGACGAAACAATTGTTTTACAATCTATGGATTGGAAGACAATTTATGAGTTTTTGAAATTAGAAGCACGTTCAGCATCGATTACTCGTAAAACAAATGAAACCGATATTTATATCAATTTAAATCTTGATGGAACAGGAAAAAGCAAAATCGATACTGGAATTGCCTTTTTCGATCATATGTTAGATCAAATTTCACGTCATGGTCAAATGGACTTAGAAATCCTTGTAAAAGGCGATTTAGAGGTTGATGAACATCATACAATTGAAGATACAGCAATTGCATTAGGAGAAGTTTTCGCGAAAGCGTTAGGAACTAAATTAGGAATAGAACGTTACGGATTCTGTCTTCCAATGGACGATTGTTTGGCACAAGCAGCTATTGACTTTGGAGGAAGAAACTGGCTGATTTGGGAAACAGAATTTAAACGTGAAATGGTAGGGAAAATGCCAACTGAAATGTTTTATCATTTTTTCAAGTCATTCACAGACGGTGCAAAAGCGAACTTAAATATCAAAGCAGAAGGAATTAACGAACATCACAAAATTGAGGCAATCTTTAAAGCTTTCGCGAAAGCGATAAAAGTAGCCGTAAAAAGAGATACAGAAAAAATGATTTTGCCTTCGACGAAAGGAATGTTGTAA
- a CDS encoding sensor histidine kinase has protein sequence MTSLSFKNRIALNYIVGTGLLVLAVFSAIYFIVKLTVYNHIDENLRIEIEDHLKEIRIEKKVIVFMDAEEWEEREHNSVDVNPVFVQFLDLNKKIIEKSPNLKNEKLVFHENKEHFQLFDTKLLGNKIRQIQVPLHIKSKKIGYLIIAMSLSDSSKVLENLLDTLMITFPIILLILFFLARFYAGRSIKPINDIIYTSKIITKDNLKSRIPLPKTRDELFTLSKTINNLLNRIEDAIEREKQFTSDASHELRTPLTVIKGTLEVLIRKTRDSKEYEEKINYCINEVDHLNSLVDQLLLMARFENQKQNIKKENVYLNAAILDVLTLNAEKIKAKKVNVELEAKEEFSIYSDNYLTVTILRNIISNAVKYSNDKTKINISLAREKDKIVCIVSDQGIGIAKKDLESILNPFFRSDSLNHSEIKGTGLGLFIVKRMTDLLQIKFKIESEIGKGTKVLLVFDEYDNSLK, from the coding sequence ATGACATCACTATCTTTTAAAAACCGAATTGCCTTAAACTATATTGTCGGAACCGGACTTCTGGTTTTGGCTGTTTTTTCGGCTATTTATTTCATTGTAAAACTTACTGTTTACAATCATATTGACGAAAATTTAAGAATCGAAATTGAAGATCACTTAAAAGAAATTAGAATTGAAAAAAAGGTGATAGTCTTTATGGATGCTGAAGAATGGGAGGAAAGAGAGCACAATTCTGTAGATGTAAATCCTGTTTTTGTTCAGTTTTTAGATTTGAATAAAAAAATCATTGAAAAGTCTCCCAATTTAAAAAATGAAAAGTTGGTTTTTCATGAAAATAAAGAACATTTTCAGCTTTTTGACACCAAATTATTAGGCAATAAAATTCGTCAGATTCAAGTTCCGCTTCACATAAAATCAAAGAAAATAGGATATTTGATTATTGCGATGTCGCTTTCAGATTCTTCTAAAGTTTTAGAAAATTTGTTGGATACTTTGATGATTACTTTTCCGATTATTCTTTTGATACTGTTCTTTCTGGCTCGATTTTATGCGGGAAGAAGTATAAAACCAATAAATGATATTATTTATACTTCTAAAATTATTACGAAAGATAATTTAAAATCGAGAATTCCGCTTCCGAAAACGCGAGATGAATTGTTTACGCTTTCTAAGACAATTAATAACCTTTTGAATCGGATTGAAGACGCAATCGAACGTGAAAAACAATTCACTTCTGATGCTTCTCACGAACTTAGAACTCCTTTAACTGTTATTAAAGGCACACTTGAAGTATTGATTCGTAAAACACGTGATAGTAAGGAATATGAAGAAAAAATTAATTATTGCATAAATGAAGTTGACCATTTAAATTCTCTTGTAGATCAATTGCTTTTAATGGCGCGTTTTGAAAATCAGAAACAAAATATAAAGAAAGAAAATGTTTATTTGAATGCAGCAATTTTAGACGTTTTGACATTAAATGCTGAGAAAATTAAAGCGAAAAAAGTCAATGTTGAATTAGAAGCAAAAGAAGAATTTAGTATTTATTCAGACAATTATTTAACGGTTACAATTCTTCGAAATATAATCTCAAACGCGGTTAAATATTCTAATGATAAAACGAAAATTAATATTTCTTTGGCAAGAGAAAAAGATAAGATTGTTTGCATTGTATCTGATCAGGGAATTGGAATTGCTAAAAAAGATTTAGAATCAATTTTAAATCCGTTTTTTAGATCTGACTCTTTAAATCATTCTGAAATTAAAGGAACTGGTTTGGGGTTATTTATTGTAAAAAGAATGACAGATTTGCTTCAAATTAAATTTAAAATAGAAAGTGAAATAGGAAAAGGAACCAAAGTTTTACTGGTTTTTGATGAATATGATAATTCGTTAAAGTAA
- the hisC gene encoding histidinol-phosphate transaminase, whose product MKFDINIITRENVKSLKPYSSARDEFEDFDTAEMIFLDANENPFQNGVNRYPDPQQNSVKAILAKNNLTKQSQILLGNGSDEVLDLFFRAFCEPNKDNIISLPPTYGMYGVLANINAVENREILLSTDFQPQVEKILEAVDQNTKIIFLCSPNNPTGNSFSDESVVKLLQNFKGLVVIDEAYIDFSEKESWLVEIDAYPNLVITQTLSKAYGLAGIRLGICYASEAVISVLNKIKPPYNVNELTQQRAKERLKDSEKIKQEIASIIEQREELLKVLLEVSFVEKVYPTEANFILAKVDDANKRYNQLIEKGIVIRNRTTQPLCENCLRFTIGTKEENAIVIRELKLLK is encoded by the coding sequence ATGAAATTCGATATAAATATAATAACAAGAGAAAACGTAAAATCTTTAAAACCGTATTCTTCTGCAAGAGATGAGTTTGAAGATTTTGATACAGCCGAAATGATTTTTTTGGATGCGAATGAAAATCCGTTTCAGAATGGAGTAAATCGTTATCCAGATCCGCAGCAGAATTCTGTTAAAGCAATTTTGGCCAAAAATAATTTAACAAAACAAAGCCAGATTTTATTAGGGAATGGAAGTGATGAAGTTTTAGACTTGTTTTTTAGGGCTTTTTGTGAGCCTAATAAAGATAATATTATTTCATTACCGCCAACTTATGGAATGTATGGCGTTTTGGCGAATATTAATGCTGTTGAAAATAGAGAAATTTTACTATCAACAGACTTTCAGCCACAAGTAGAAAAGATTTTAGAAGCGGTTGATCAGAATACAAAAATTATCTTTTTATGTTCACCAAATAACCCAACAGGAAATTCTTTTTCAGATGAAAGCGTGGTGAAACTGCTTCAAAACTTTAAAGGTTTAGTTGTAATTGATGAAGCTTATATTGATTTTTCTGAGAAAGAAAGCTGGCTGGTAGAAATTGATGCTTATCCAAATTTAGTGATTACACAAACTCTTTCTAAAGCGTATGGTTTGGCTGGAATTCGTTTGGGAATTTGTTATGCTTCAGAAGCTGTTATTTCGGTTTTAAATAAAATAAAACCGCCTTATAATGTTAATGAATTAACGCAGCAAAGAGCAAAAGAAAGATTAAAAGATTCTGAAAAAATAAAACAAGAAATAGCTTCAATTATTGAACAAAGAGAAGAATTACTTAAAGTTTTACTTGAAGTTAGTTTTGTAGAAAAAGTGTATCCGACAGAAGCCAATTTTATTCTTGCAAAAGTGGATGATGCTAATAAAAGATACAATCAATTAATCGAAAAAGGAATTGTAATTCGCAACAGAACGACGCAACCTTTATGCGAAAATTGTCTTCGTTTTACAATTGGAACAAAAGAAGAAAATGCGATTGTAATCAGAGAATTGAAATTATTGAAATAA